The genomic region CCATCTCGCGCAGCATTTCGATATCGTACTCTGTCCGCTGCTTCAAACGCTGAGCTTCAAGTAATTTGCCTTCCTTCTCAAAGACAGCTAACTGCTCCTCCAACTCTGCCTGAATCTTGGCAATAGCCACTTCCATATGGTCGTCATTGGTCACAAAGTGAGTAGCTGGGAAAATCGCCAAATGATCCACTTCTCCCAATACCTGGCCTGTCAGAGCCTCAACCTCACGGATACGGTCAATCTCGTCTCCGAAAAACTCCACTCGAAAGGCATGTTCATCACGGGAAGCAGGGAAAATCTCCACTACATCCCCACGCACACGAAATCTTCCCCGTTGGAAATCAATATCATTACGTTCAAACTGGATATCAACCAAGTCATTCAAGAGTTTATCACGAGAAATTTCAAGACCTGGACGGAGACTAACGACACTATCAGCGTATTCCTTGGGCGAACCCAAACCATAGATACAAGAGACAGAAGCCACAACAATGACATCATTACGCTCCAAAAGAGCCGAAGTCGCTGAGTGGCGGAGTTTATCAATCTCGTCATTGACAGAGCTGTCCTTCTCAATATAGGTATCACTAGAAGGAACATAGGCCTCTGGCTGGTAATAATCATAGTAAGACACAAAATACTCAACAGCATTCTCAGGGAAAAATTCCTTAAACTCCCCATAGAGCTGTCCTGCCAGAGTCTTATTGTGGGCGATGACCAGAGTGGGTTTATTGACTTTGGAAATGACCTGACTCATGGTATAGGTCTTCCCTGTACCAGTCGCCCCCATCAGAATCTGAGCTTTTTCGCCCCCCTCGATATTATCAACCAACTGCTCGATAGCTTGGGGTTGGTCTCCTGATGGTTCATATTTTGATACTAGTTTAAATTGATTGTCAGTAATGCGGGTAATCATAAGAATCCTCTCTTGATGTGCTATTCCTATTTTAGCATACTTGTAACATTTTCACGAAGAAAAGGACGGACCGAAGTCACATCCTTTCATTTTCTTTCTTTAATTGATAAGCGAGATAGACAATCAGCAGTAGCAAGATCAGACTTGTCATGATAGATCCTTCTATCCCAAAAGAGCCACCTGATAGCCAATCTTGATTACCTTGTGGTAAAAAGGTCATCAAAGACGTTCCTGACGGCTGACCACTAACTAAAATCCCAAAAAGATTTCCCTGAGCAAAATTCCAAGCCCCATGAATACCTGCTACACCCCAAACTGTATCTGTTTTGAGGAGGTAAAGTGACATGGCAACTCCGAATAAAAAGAGATTCACTAGAGATAGAGGGGTGAGACCAGAATTTCCCGCATGAAGCAGGGTAAAGAACAGGCTAGATATAAGAACAGCTAGTTTTAGATTGGTTCTTGAGGCCAATTGAGGAAGGAGCCAAGCACGGGCCACCACTTCTTCTGTTGTCCCCTGTAAAATCCAAAATGGAACGGTAAAAATGACAAAGGCTAGCGAATAAGGATTCAAGTGAATGGACTCAAAACGATATTGCCCTAATGCTACTAAACCTAACAAGGTCAGAAGAAAAAGTGCCAGACCTATACCAAATCCTTTAAGAAGATTGCTGAAGAAATTCTCTCTATAAAATCCCAAGGTTCGAATAGGTCTTTTCTCAACTTTTCTAGTCCATCTGAACACAGTGTTGAGAACGAAACCAAAGGACAGCAATTCTAAAATTAAACGAAAGTCACTTGTTTTATCCGTCAAGCTCTGAAGCAAGGTTTGTAAGAAGGCAGCAAAAGCTTGACCACTCTCTCCAAAATTTCTAGCAAGTCCGATGAGTGCTAACAAACTAATACCATACAAAGTATAAGCCACAAACTCTCCTACGAAGACAAAAACAAAGGCTAACAAGAGACTTGTGTAAATGTATAAACTCATTTTTGAAGCTTGGAAGTCTTTAAATATTTTTTTGTTCTTCATATCCCTGTCCTCTTTCCTTCTATTATATACTATTATTATAGCACTTTGTGGTAGCAGTTCAAGAAAGAAATAAAGAGCTTTTATGTTATATCTTCTAACATAAAAGTCCCTAGATTTGCATTTTTTTGTTTTTTCTGATATAATGGGAAAATATTCGGAAAAGGAGACTAAAAATGAAGAAAAAATTTCTAGCATTTTTGCTAATTTTATTCCCAATTTTCTCATTAGGTATCGCGAAAGCTGAAACGATTAAGATTGTGTCTGATACCGCCTATGCACCTTTTGAGTTTAAAGATTCAGATCAAACTTATAAAGGAATTGATGTTGACATTATCAACAAAGTCGCTGAGATTAAAGGATGGAACATTCAGATGTCTTATCCTGGTTTTGACGCAGCGGTAAATGCGGTTCAAGCTGGTCAAGCTGACGCTATCATGGCAGGGATGACAAAGACTAAAGAACGTGAAAAAGTCTTCACCATGTCTGATACTTACTATGATACAAAAGTTGTCATTGCTACTACAAAGGCACACAAGATTAGTAAATATGACCAATTAACTGGCAAAACCGTTGGTGTTAAAAACGGAACTGCTGCTCAACGTTTTCTTGAAACAATCAAAGATAAATACGGCTTTACTATTAAAACATTTGACACTAGTGATTTGATGAACAACAGCTTGAGTGCTGGTGCCATCGATGCCATGATGGATGACAAACCTGTTATCGAATATGCCATTAACCAAGGGCAAGACCTCCATATTGAAATGGATGGTGAAGCTGTAGGTAGCTTTGCTTTCGGTGTTAAAAAAGGTAGCAAATACGAGCACCTAGTTACTGAATTTAACCAAGCCTTGGCTGAAATGAAAAAAGATGGTAGTCTTGATAAAATCATCAAGAAATGGACTGCTTCATCATCTTCAGCAGTGCCAACTACAACTACTCTAGCAGGCTTAAAAGCCATTCCTGTTAAAGCTAAATATATCATTGCCAGCGATTCTTCTTTTGCACCTTTTGTTTTCCAAAACTCAAGTAACCAATTTACTGGTATTGATATGGAATTGATTAAGGCAA from Streptococcus mitis NCTC 12261 harbors:
- a CDS encoding CPBP family intramembrane glutamic endopeptidase translates to MKNKKIFKDFQASKMSLYIYTSLLLAFVFVFVGEFVAYTLYGISLLALIGLARNFGESGQAFAAFLQTLLQSLTDKTSDFRLILELLSFGFVLNTVFRWTRKVEKRPIRTLGFYRENFFSNLLKGFGIGLALFLLTLLGLVALGQYRFESIHLNPYSLAFVIFTVPFWILQGTTEEVVARAWLLPQLASRTNLKLAVLISSLFFTLLHAGNSGLTPLSLVNLFLFGVAMSLYLLKTDTVWGVAGIHGAWNFAQGNLFGILVSGQPSGTSLMTFLPQGNQDWLSGGSFGIEGSIMTSLILLLLIVYLAYQLKKENERM